One Palaemon carinicauda isolate YSFRI2023 chromosome 5, ASM3689809v2, whole genome shotgun sequence DNA window includes the following coding sequences:
- the LOC137641157 gene encoding uncharacterized protein, which produces MDSKEIIKLCRFICVVQRILANKETSDSHSILMDENVRREMLVTFGVTVDDGELEHQRKDLSEPDIAGNKINNSGKRVVEVFNENDNLVLITPKGLPTRLNPITGTFSTIYLCFSSSTIANYFNIKELADRGSKHTPILTYCDLETEQTGLWKRKRWVLEDVNWQKWNNDIDAIEMANKLELDCEIQDFSNRIIKSSEKNIRQTNEKSQREMIEWVEIAKHNNEFQDYNKLYSMAELEECIKELPNESATGLDKIHDKFIKNMSKGKHHQVLGFINKIWRVTGYPKMWKQNMIWPVLKLGKPEELPESYRPIALLSCFGRLMERMVHKRLYWMLENKEQLGKNQSGLRKTRSTTDQLVRLEHEIKVH; this is translated from the exons ATGGACTCGAAAGAAATAATAAAGTTATGCAGATTCATATGTGTTGTACAAAGAATTTTGgccaataaggaaacttctgatagtcattcaatattaatggatgaaaatgttagaagggaaatgctagtaacgtttggtGTAACTGTTGACGATGGGGAATTGGAACATCAAAGAAAGGATTTAAGC GAACCTGATATCGCCGGAAACAAAATCAACAACAGTGGGAAAAGGGTAGTGGAAGTATTTAATGAAAACgacaatttagtactaattactCCAAAAGGACTACCTACAAGACTAAATcctattacagggacattttcaacaatatatttatgtttcagttcatccacaatagcgaattattttaatataaaagagctagctgaTAGGGGTAGTAAACACACACCAATTTTAACATATTGTGACTTGGAAACTGAacaaactgggttatggaaaagaaagaggtgggtACTGGAAGATGTTAACTGgcaaaagtggaataatgatattgacgcaatAGAAATGGCAAATAAATTGGAATTGGATTgtgaaatacaagatttcagcaatagaattatcaaatctagtgaaaagaatatcagacaaactaatgagaag AGTCagagggaaatgattgaatgggttgaaatagcaaaGCACAATAATGAATTTCAGGATTACAACAAATTATACTCAATGGCTGAGCtagaagagtgcatcaaagagttgccaaatgaaagtgcaacagggttagacaaaattcatgacaaattcatcaagaatatgtcaaaggggaaacaccatcaagtattgggttttattaataaaatctGGAGAGTTACAGGTTATCCTAAGATGTGGAAACAGAATATGATCTGGCCGGTACTAAAACTCGGAAAACCCGAGGAACTACCAGAATCCTACAGACCAATCGCATTGTTATCTTGCTTCGGCAGACTAATGGAAAGAATGGTCCATAAACGCCTATACTGGATGTTAGAAAATAAAGAACAATTAGGAAAAAACCAGAGTGGATTAAGAAAAACTAGGAGTACAACAGACCAGTTAGTTAGACTGGAGCACGAGATAAAAGTTCATTAA